The genomic window CGCTGCCGGCGCGCCCGATCACCTTGATCCGCGAGGCGTTCTCGAAACATGCCGCCGTGGCCTTGGTGGCGCCGCGGACGACGACGGCGTCGTACTGGTTGATGGCCGCCGTCAGCTCTTCGGGCGTCATCTTCCCCTTGACGTCGACCTCGATCCCTTCCTTCGTGAACACGTCGATGCCGACCTTCTGCAGGTTGTCCAGCGCGAGCACTTTCATGCGCGTCTTCTCCTGTTTTCCGGTTCGTTGGTGGTTCGGGGAAATGCACTGCATTACCTATCAAAGGGATTCGGAAAAGTCAATCTCGGCAAACCGGGAAAACACAAGCCGAGAAAACGCTTGAAGGCGGGCCCGGACCTTGGGAGAATGCGGAGGATCCAATTTTTTGCCCGCAGGAGGACACCCATGAAACGAACGATCAATTTCAACGCCGGACCCGCCGCCCTTCCCCTGCCCGCGCTGGAGCGCGCCCGCGACGAGTTCCTCGACTTCGCCGGAAGCGGCATGTCGGTGATGGAGCACAGCCACCGCGGGAAGGAGTACGAGGCGGTCCACGACGAGGCGATGGCCCTCGTCCGGGAGTTGCTTGGCGTCCCGGCAACGTACGAAGTCCTGCTGCTCCAGGGAGGGGCGACCGCGCTCTTCGCTCTGATCCCCATGAACTTCCTCGAAAAGGGGAAGACGGCCCGGTACGTCGTCACCGGCGCCTGGGGCCAGAAGGCGCAGGGAGAGGCGAAGCTCGTCGCGGGGATGTTCGGCGCCGAGGCGGCCGCCTGGAACCTGGGGGTCGGCGAAGGGAAGGAGAAGAGCCACACCCGCGTGCCGGCGCCCTCCGAGGTGAAGGTCGAGGCGGGGGACGCCTACCTGCACATCACCTCCAACGAGACGATCCACGGTCTCGAGTTCAACGTCGATCCGTCCCGCGCGTTCCCCGACACGGGCTCCGTGCCGCTGATCGCGGACATGTCGAGCGACTTCCTCTGGCGCCCGTTCGACGTGACGAAGTTCGGCATGGTCTACGCCGGCGCCCAGAAGAACATCGGCCCGTCGGGCGTGGTGGTCGCGGTGGTGTCGAAGGAACTCCTCGACCGGGGCCGGAAGGAACTCCCGAAGATCTTCCAGTTCCGCACCCACGCCGAGAACAAGTCGCTCTACAACACACCGCCCACCTTCGGCGTCTACATGGTCCGCAACGTCCTCTCCTGGCTCAAGGGACAGGGGGGGCTCGCCGGAATGGAGAAGGTCAACCGGAAGAAGGCGGCGCGCCTCTACGGCGTCATCGACGGGAACGCGGAATTTTTCCGGTCGCCGGTCGAGCGGGAGAGCCGCTCGGTGATGAACGTGGTCTTCCGGCTCCCGACCCCCGAACTCGAGGAGCGGTTCATCTCAGAGACGAAGAAACAGGGGATGATCGGCCTCAAGGGGCACCGCTCCGTCGGGGGGATCCGGGTTTCGATCTACAACGCCGTTCCGTACG from Deltaproteobacteria bacterium includes these protein-coding regions:
- the serC gene encoding 3-phosphoserine/phosphohydroxythreonine transaminase — its product is MKRTINFNAGPAALPLPALERARDEFLDFAGSGMSVMEHSHRGKEYEAVHDEAMALVRELLGVPATYEVLLLQGGATALFALIPMNFLEKGKTARYVVTGAWGQKAQGEAKLVAGMFGAEAAAWNLGVGEGKEKSHTRVPAPSEVKVEAGDAYLHITSNETIHGLEFNVDPSRAFPDTGSVPLIADMSSDFLWRPFDVTKFGMVYAGAQKNIGPSGVVVAVVSKELLDRGRKELPKIFQFRTHAENKSLYNTPPTFGVYMVRNVLSWLKGQGGLAGMEKVNRKKAARLYGVIDGNAEFFRSPVERESRSVMNVVFRLPTPELEERFISETKKQGMIGLKGHRSVGGIRVSIYNAVPYEWVETLAVFMEAFARAK